From the Gordonia bronchialis DSM 43247 genome, one window contains:
- a CDS encoding ArsR/SmtB family transcription factor, producing the protein MRVPENDAATVELFAALADDTRWQILVRLGREPASASALAGEFPISRQAIAKHIQLLTDVGLVTPVRVGREIRYETVGARLSGVARRLDDIARGWDRRLARIKTLAEDATT; encoded by the coding sequence ATGCGCGTGCCTGAGAACGACGCGGCCACCGTCGAACTCTTCGCGGCGCTCGCCGACGACACCCGCTGGCAGATCCTGGTGCGGCTCGGCCGCGAGCCCGCGTCGGCCTCGGCGCTGGCCGGCGAGTTCCCGATCTCCCGGCAGGCCATCGCCAAACACATTCAGCTGCTCACCGACGTCGGTCTGGTGACACCGGTCCGCGTGGGTCGGGAGATCCGCTACGAGACGGTGGGAGCCCGGCTGTCCGGTGTCGCCCGGCGCCTCGACGACATCGCCCGTGGATGGGACCGGCGACTGGCGCGGATCAAGACGTTGGCCGAGGATGCAACCACCTAG